One window of Mesotoga sp. BH458_6_3_2_1 genomic DNA carries:
- a CDS encoding S9 family peptidase translates to MSRLESFTLGEEGKRIFGICEYPSSGKSFPTVLMFHGFTGEHIVSTFKFPRLSRRLVERGIATVRFDFRGSGDSEGEFNEMSPLTELQDAEDVFSFVQKQKWCSGKFGVIGYSLGGMIASLFAGRHTEISTLLLWSPVIMNQEFFHREDYTFDCGEQYKDVLGLKLGSIFFEDGCRVDASEELKNYLGDLLIIHGSEDESVPYLPVKEYADHRGLNIHTVEEANHKYQRIDWIEELFSVSSDFLCKTLL, encoded by the coding sequence TTGTCTAGATTAGAGAGTTTCACACTTGGTGAAGAAGGAAAAAGAATATTCGGAATATGTGAGTATCCTTCCTCAGGGAAAAGCTTTCCCACCGTCTTGATGTTTCATGGCTTTACGGGTGAGCATATAGTATCCACGTTCAAATTCCCGCGGCTATCACGAAGGCTTGTTGAAAGGGGAATAGCAACAGTGAGATTTGATTTCAGGGGATCGGGAGACAGCGAAGGTGAGTTCAATGAAATGTCGCCTCTTACTGAGCTCCAAGACGCTGAAGATGTCTTCTCCTTTGTTCAGAAGCAGAAATGGTGCTCTGGGAAATTTGGCGTTATCGGGTACAGCCTCGGAGGAATGATAGCATCGCTCTTTGCGGGCAGACATACGGAGATTAGTACACTACTCCTCTGGTCGCCCGTTATCATGAACCAAGAGTTTTTCCATAGGGAGGATTATACTTTCGATTGCGGTGAGCAGTACAAGGATGTTCTCGGTTTGAAGCTGGGTTCGATTTTCTTTGAAGACGGTTGTAGAGTAGACGCTTCTGAGGAGTTGAAGAACTATCTTGGTGATCTCCTAATAATACACGGATCCGAAGACGAATCCGTTCCATATCTTCCCGTTAAGGAATATGCCGACCATAGGGGACTCAATATACATACGGTGGAAGAAGCGAACCATAAATACCAGAGGATCGACTGGATCGAAGAACTATTTTCTGTTTCCTCTGATTTTCTATGTAAGACCCTTTTGTAG
- a CDS encoding CehA/McbA family metallohydrolase, whose product MKRFLIVVLLVASSLSFGQVFFGNIHAHTSYSDGLGTPEEAFEHARNSGVVDIQAITDHDHDLNYPLPDGSWKLDRIIEMAERFTVEGEFIAISGFEWTLTSRGHITIYDTSEWIDRSTTDLYDIYKWIVERQATAQFCHPGRKYGDFFDFEYFPEVDLYINTIEVGNGAGSNSNNVIKEEYFERYQRALSRGWHVGASANQDNHQKNWATVNDARTAFVIDELTTEKVYEALKTRNIYATEDRNAFMGFSTEGAKMGDTLYDVPRATLKVEYSDPGERVRRAAIYSNNGVIELDVSGDVWEVEIDVENPLSYNWYFVKIDQIDGNELVSSPIWFQSSTNKYLLNGRTIDPRPVKGLPFDVGFDLINSLREDQMISVEVKSGKTVVFSKQYEMTSMTCLEIVETFETEEDSLDFFVDHELAFSVNVDFVSFTANLDTSHENYFLAELRPLTQLFVDLGGEVKPVIGELTEKTTFSGQVLILPLPDADTFMKDFMEIPEEQVDFIVDYVKNGGLLVIVLAKKEITHPSIESYKLLFEKLPWMVGIEEGGRSVSGSITRNLEIEDGGGVVILTWEEATGSELISEGTMGYIEMKLGLR is encoded by the coding sequence ATGAAAAGATTTCTGATAGTGGTTCTATTAGTTGCTTCATCTCTCTCTTTCGGTCAGGTTTTCTTTGGAAACATTCACGCCCATACTTCTTATTCAGACGGACTTGGCACCCCGGAGGAGGCCTTCGAGCACGCGAGAAATTCAGGTGTCGTTGACATACAGGCAATAACCGATCATGATCACGATTTGAACTATCCGCTTCCAGACGGCTCATGGAAACTTGACAGAATAATCGAGATGGCCGAGCGATTCACTGTTGAGGGCGAATTCATAGCAATTTCTGGCTTCGAGTGGACGCTGACCAGTCGGGGACACATAACGATATACGACACTTCGGAATGGATTGATAGAAGCACAACGGATCTCTACGACATATACAAGTGGATTGTGGAAAGACAGGCAACGGCTCAGTTCTGCCACCCTGGAAGGAAGTACGGTGATTTCTTCGATTTTGAATACTTTCCCGAAGTTGATCTTTATATAAACACAATTGAAGTAGGAAATGGTGCCGGATCGAATTCGAATAATGTGATAAAGGAAGAGTATTTCGAGAGGTATCAGCGAGCTCTCAGTCGCGGCTGGCATGTAGGAGCATCCGCAAATCAAGACAATCATCAGAAAAACTGGGCGACAGTAAATGATGCGAGAACGGCCTTCGTTATTGATGAGTTGACAACTGAGAAAGTGTATGAAGCTCTCAAGACAAGGAATATATACGCCACTGAAGACCGTAACGCTTTCATGGGATTCTCAACTGAGGGTGCAAAGATGGGCGATACCCTGTATGACGTTCCCAGGGCTACTCTGAAAGTTGAGTACAGCGACCCCGGTGAGCGAGTTCGGAGAGCTGCGATCTACAGTAACAACGGAGTAATCGAACTGGATGTCTCCGGTGATGTGTGGGAGGTCGAGATAGATGTCGAAAATCCTCTTTCATATAACTGGTACTTCGTCAAGATCGATCAGATAGATGGAAATGAGCTGGTCTCTTCTCCAATCTGGTTTCAGAGCAGTACGAACAAATACCTTCTCAATGGAAGAACGATCGATCCGAGACCGGTTAAGGGACTCCCATTTGATGTCGGTTTCGACCTGATAAACTCTCTGAGAGAAGATCAAATGATTTCAGTTGAAGTGAAGAGCGGAAAGACTGTCGTATTTTCTAAGCAATATGAGATGACATCTATGACCTGTCTGGAGATCGTCGAGACCTTTGAGACTGAAGAAGACTCTCTTGACTTCTTTGTAGATCATGAACTGGCATTTAGTGTTAACGTAGATTTCGTTAGCTTCACTGCCAATCTTGACACTTCTCATGAAAACTACTTTCTGGCAGAGTTGAGGCCGTTGACTCAGCTTTTTGTGGATCTTGGTGGTGAGGTGAAGCCCGTAATTGGAGAACTGACGGAGAAGACGACTTTCAGCGGTCAAGTCCTAATACTTCCCTTACCGGATGCCGACACTTTTATGAAGGACTTCATGGAAATTCCTGAAGAACAGGTTGACTTCATCGTTGATTATGTTAAGAACGGCGGGCTCCTGGTTATTGTGCTTGCAAAGAAGGAGATCACTCACCCTTCGATCGAGAGTTACAAGCTTCTCTTTGAGAAGCTCCCCTGGATGGTTGGAATTGAAGAAGGTGGAAGATCTGTATCAGGGAGCATTACCAGAAATCTTGAAATAGAAGATGGGGGCGGAGTGGTGATTCTTACCTGGGAGGAAGCAACGGGAAGTGAGCTGATATCTGAAGGAACAATGGGCTATATAGAAATGAAGCTAGGTTTGAGATGA
- the uvrA gene encoding excinuclease ABC subunit UvrA, with product MDRYIYVKGARVHNLKNVSVAIPKNSLTIITGLSGSGKSSLALDTIYAEGQRRYLESLSTYARQFLGEMKKPDVENIEGLSPAIAIEQKTVSHNPRSTVGTVTEIHDYFRVLFARVGVPHCPTCGREVQKQSLDEIVEGVLKEHGEEERIAIYAPIANGKKGEFKKELEALRKKGFVRVEIDGETYDLEEELKLDKNKRHSINLVVDRLRADSDNSSRLADSIEMALHEGDGFVEVGLVDSQERKIYSENFACPDCGISLPEISPKIFSFNNPFGACPKCHGLGYTMEFSKDLVVDENLSVVKGAVKTMSSNRDSFNLKMIFRVIESLGEDPAKPFKDLREDVKDALLFGTNRDISMKYQSDRLTYELKRPYEGIINNLNRRYQETQSEDMRYWMESNFMVQQGCTQCNGQRLRPEALAVTLGGLNIAQISELTIQEIYDFMREIRFSDYQREIVGELLSEIEKRLKFLVDVGLDYITLSRYAMTLSGGESQRIRLATQIGSGLTGVTYVLDEPTIGLHSRDNDRLIKTLKNLRDLGNTVIVVEHDEEVIRSSDYIVDVGPGAGVHGGEIVFQGTTQSLLDAPPERSLTGKYLNGEMSVPRFEVTNNSNGKSLIVKGARKNNLKNIDVSFPLGKFITVTGVSGSGKSSLVMDTVYPALKTMLGGQNSAPEKLPELMGWEEIDNVIVIDQNPIGRTPRSNPATYTGLFNHVRDLFAKTQEARARGYNKGRFSFNVKGGRCEACQGHGLIKIEMQFLPDVYVECDVCKGKRYNKETLEIRYRGKTISDVLNMTVEEASDFFERIPMLNRILVLLNDVGLGYIRLGQPATTLSGGEAQRIKLASELKKTSTGRTFYILDEPTTGLHFDDVAKLVRVLKRLVEMGNTVVVVEHNMDVVKNADHIIDLGPEGGANGGEIVISGTPEEVAEYRHSHTGYYLKKQLSQLGAF from the coding sequence ATGGATAGGTATATATATGTTAAAGGTGCCAGAGTTCACAATCTCAAGAACGTAAGCGTAGCGATTCCGAAGAACTCATTGACAATCATAACGGGTCTTTCGGGCTCGGGAAAATCCTCCCTTGCTCTCGACACGATCTATGCTGAGGGCCAGAGGAGATACCTTGAATCGCTCTCCACTTATGCCAGACAGTTTCTGGGAGAGATGAAGAAGCCTGATGTAGAAAACATCGAGGGTCTTTCTCCGGCAATAGCCATAGAGCAGAAGACAGTGAGTCACAATCCGAGATCAACGGTGGGAACGGTTACAGAGATTCACGACTACTTCAGAGTTCTTTTCGCAAGAGTGGGCGTCCCTCATTGTCCGACATGCGGTCGCGAGGTTCAGAAGCAGAGTCTGGACGAGATCGTCGAAGGAGTTTTAAAGGAGCACGGTGAAGAGGAAAGAATAGCCATCTACGCACCAATTGCCAATGGAAAGAAGGGCGAATTCAAAAAGGAACTCGAAGCGCTCAGAAAGAAGGGCTTTGTGAGAGTTGAAATCGATGGAGAGACATACGATCTCGAGGAGGAACTGAAACTTGACAAGAACAAGAGACATTCAATAAATCTCGTGGTAGATAGATTGAGAGCAGATTCAGACAACTCGTCGAGGCTTGCAGACAGTATAGAGATGGCCCTCCATGAAGGAGATGGTTTTGTAGAAGTCGGTCTAGTTGATTCTCAAGAGAGAAAGATCTACAGTGAGAACTTCGCCTGCCCTGACTGCGGAATTAGCCTTCCAGAAATATCTCCAAAGATCTTCTCCTTCAACAATCCCTTTGGCGCCTGTCCCAAGTGCCACGGATTAGGTTACACGATGGAGTTCTCAAAGGATCTCGTTGTCGATGAGAATCTCAGCGTCGTTAAGGGCGCTGTAAAGACAATGTCCAGCAATAGGGATAGCTTCAATCTAAAGATGATTTTTCGAGTGATCGAGTCTCTCGGGGAAGATCCGGCAAAGCCTTTCAAAGATCTTCGAGAAGATGTTAAGGATGCACTTCTCTTCGGCACTAATAGAGATATCTCGATGAAGTACCAATCTGACCGACTCACTTACGAACTGAAACGTCCGTACGAAGGCATAATCAATAATCTCAACAGGAGATATCAGGAGACGCAGTCCGAAGACATGCGCTACTGGATGGAGAGCAACTTCATGGTTCAGCAAGGCTGCACGCAGTGCAATGGCCAGAGACTAAGACCTGAGGCTCTTGCAGTAACTCTTGGAGGACTGAACATAGCTCAGATATCTGAACTGACGATTCAAGAGATTTACGACTTTATGAGAGAGATACGTTTTAGCGATTATCAGCGTGAGATTGTTGGAGAGCTTCTCAGTGAGATTGAAAAGCGGCTCAAGTTCTTGGTGGATGTAGGACTGGATTACATCACATTGTCCCGTTACGCGATGACGCTTTCAGGCGGGGAGTCACAAAGAATTAGGCTTGCAACGCAGATTGGTTCGGGCCTTACCGGAGTGACTTATGTCCTCGACGAGCCGACCATTGGATTGCATTCAAGAGACAATGACAGGCTTATAAAGACTCTAAAAAATCTCAGAGACCTTGGTAATACGGTTATCGTTGTAGAGCACGATGAAGAAGTAATAAGGAGCTCTGACTACATAGTAGATGTAGGCCCAGGTGCCGGTGTGCATGGAGGTGAGATAGTCTTCCAAGGGACAACACAGTCACTTCTAGACGCACCGCCGGAACGATCGCTGACTGGAAAGTATCTCAACGGAGAAATGTCGGTTCCGAGATTCGAAGTGACAAACAACTCCAACGGAAAGTCGTTGATCGTAAAGGGCGCGAGAAAGAACAACCTGAAGAATATTGATGTTTCATTTCCTCTCGGCAAATTCATTACCGTTACAGGCGTCTCTGGAAGCGGAAAGAGTTCTCTAGTAATGGACACGGTATATCCGGCATTAAAGACAATGCTTGGCGGTCAGAATTCAGCTCCAGAAAAGTTGCCCGAGCTTATGGGTTGGGAGGAGATAGACAACGTAATCGTGATCGATCAGAATCCGATTGGTCGAACCCCAAGATCGAACCCCGCCACTTATACGGGACTGTTTAATCACGTGCGTGACCTCTTTGCGAAGACACAGGAGGCAAGAGCGCGGGGCTACAACAAGGGGCGTTTCTCCTTCAACGTGAAGGGTGGCAGATGCGAGGCCTGCCAGGGCCACGGTCTCATAAAGATCGAGATGCAGTTTCTCCCAGACGTTTACGTAGAGTGTGATGTCTGCAAAGGCAAACGCTACAACAAAGAGACACTGGAGATACGATACCGGGGCAAAACCATCTCCGATGTTCTAAACATGACGGTCGAGGAGGCTTCAGACTTCTTTGAACGCATTCCAATGCTGAACAGAATACTTGTCCTCCTCAACGATGTAGGTCTCGGTTATATCCGCCTCGGTCAGCCGGCTACGACTCTTTCAGGAGGAGAGGCCCAAAGAATTAAGCTCGCCTCCGAGTTGAAGAAGACATCCACAGGAAGAACCTTCTACATCCTCGATGAACCAACCACAGGATTGCATTTCGACGACGTTGCAAAACTCGTGCGTGTCTTGAAACGCCTGGTCGAAATGGGCAACACTGTCGTTGTTGTCGAGCATAATATGGACGTCGTGAAGAACGCCGACCATATAATCGATCTCGGACCCGAAGGCGGAGCAAACGGCGGCGAGATAGTTATTTCCGGAACGCCTGAGGAAGTGGCCGAATACCGCCACAGTCATACGGGATACTATCTGAAGAAGCAGCTTTCACAGCTTGGAGCGTTTTGA
- a CDS encoding ABC transporter substrate-binding protein encodes MKRTFLITLLVVAVAAIGFAAPVKVTMWYAQTGIYSQTLLDIAAEFNKLHEGEIEVEAVYTGNYQDTMQKLLAALVAGDVPTLAQIEQSRIGQFVDGGAFQDLNYFIDKDPEFKATLDDFWPRFIQANTYEQGLLGFPLNCSTPLMYINRDLFKQAGLDPDNPPKTWTEVYAAAKQIKTLGEDIFGYRFGIDDWLLEAYIWQFGGQIISEDGEEMLIYSPETVAAWNFFQKGVREGIFIFGVSGGNELDLSGRIAMVVRSTGSIGYLKQNAKYDLGATTMPGQVKEVVPIGGANVFMFSARPQAEKEAAWEFLKFLTSTENTKRWSLATGYMTSRISAFESQEIQKIMTDDPRYALTYQQLKDSAVRRPWYGPYPEVHAMITSAWEDAMSNPTKDVDAILKNLHEEAQYVLDDYYF; translated from the coding sequence GTGAAAAGAACATTTCTAATCACACTTCTAGTAGTAGCCGTTGCGGCGATAGGATTCGCGGCGCCGGTGAAGGTAACAATGTGGTATGCCCAGACGGGCATATACTCCCAGACACTTCTCGACATTGCGGCGGAGTTCAACAAGCTGCATGAGGGAGAAATCGAAGTGGAAGCCGTCTACACCGGAAACTACCAAGACACGATGCAGAAGCTTCTTGCAGCTCTTGTTGCCGGAGACGTTCCAACGCTGGCCCAAATAGAGCAGTCGAGGATAGGTCAGTTTGTCGACGGCGGTGCGTTCCAGGATCTGAACTACTTCATCGACAAGGATCCCGAGTTCAAGGCGACACTCGACGACTTCTGGCCCAGATTCATTCAGGCCAATACCTACGAGCAGGGTCTGCTTGGATTCCCTCTTAACTGCAGCACCCCTTTGATGTACATCAACAGGGACCTCTTCAAACAGGCCGGACTTGACCCCGACAATCCTCCAAAGACGTGGACCGAAGTCTATGCCGCTGCAAAGCAAATCAAGACGTTAGGCGAAGACATTTTCGGTTACAGATTCGGTATCGATGACTGGCTTCTCGAAGCCTACATCTGGCAGTTCGGTGGGCAGATAATTTCGGAAGACGGCGAAGAGATGTTGATTTACTCGCCTGAGACAGTGGCTGCATGGAATTTCTTCCAGAAGGGTGTTAGAGAAGGAATCTTCATATTCGGAGTCAGTGGTGGAAACGAACTCGATCTCTCCGGAAGAATTGCAATGGTTGTCCGCTCTACAGGGAGTATTGGTTATTTGAAGCAGAACGCGAAGTACGATCTTGGCGCAACCACTATGCCCGGTCAGGTTAAGGAAGTCGTTCCGATCGGTGGAGCCAATGTCTTCATGTTCTCTGCGAGACCACAAGCAGAGAAGGAAGCAGCATGGGAATTCTTGAAATTCCTGACTTCTACTGAGAACACGAAGAGATGGTCACTTGCAACTGGTTACATGACAAGTAGAATCTCTGCCTTCGAATCTCAAGAGATTCAGAAGATCATGACAGACGACCCAAGATACGCTCTCACTTATCAGCAGCTGAAAGACAGCGCTGTGAGGAGACCATGGTACGGACCATATCCAGAAGTCCATGCAATGATCACTTCTGCCTGGGAAGATGCAATGTCTAACCCGACAAAAGACGTTGATGCAATTCTGAAGAATCTGCATGAGGAAGCACAGTACGTTCTCGATGATTACTACTTTTGA